The sequence GGCATCGACAGGCGTGGCGCGAACGCGTTCGGCGCGATATCGACGGGGATGGCCGAAAGCTCCCGTAGGCTCGAGCGCAACACACCGAGAGCGTCGAATAAGTCCACGAAGTGGAATGCCACCGACTCGAAGTGCCATGAAAGCGAGATGATCAAGGAGCACACCGTGATCAACTGTGGCAGGCTCAACTGCCCCTGGGAATACTGATGCGCTGTGTAGCCGGCAACCAAAACACCGAACAACCATTTGTATGCGGTCTCGATCAGCAGCACGAAAACCCAATAGCTGCGCACCCGGCGACAGGCATAGAGGTCTTTTCGCAGCTCTCCGCCAAAGCGCTCTCGCTCGGAAAGCTGGGCGAGAAAACTCCTGATGAGGGGCACGTTCGTCACGATCTCCGCCAGCTCGGCGATTACCTTGGCATGTGCATCGCTTGCGTCCTCGACGATGTTCATGCCGGTGTACGCCATGTAGCTGGAGAACAAGAGCGCCGTCAGCATCCAGATCCCTGCAGTCAACGCCAACGGCGTGGACACACCGAGTAGTACCAGGGTCGCCAGCAGCGTGACCGAAGCAAGCTTGACAATCATTTCCGTCACCGACCCAACGACGCTTTGCAGGCTATTCGAAGCCAACTCAACGCGCTCGACCAGGTTCCCGACTGCGCTTTCGGCCAAGGCTGCGGGCCGGGCATGCATCAGGCGCGTCGTCAAATGGTCGGTGACGCCGATGCGCAAGTTCTGACTCGAGTAAAGCAAAGCCAGGCTGTTTAGCGCCTGCAGAAGCGGCGCGACCATCCAAAATGCTATTAGCGTGACTAACATCAGCGTGACTTGCTGTGCGTGGCCGAGGAGTGCTTGTTCGGTCAGGCCGCCAAGCACATACGACTGACCGAGGTGACACATGGCGCCAAGCATAGTGGCCGCAACCATCACAAGCGTGCTTGTCGGCGCGCAGGCGCCGATCGCGGTGCCGATGTAGCGCCATGTGTGAGCGCACGAGACTTCAAGCTGTATCGGCCGCGGTCGGGCTAGGGAAAGGGACGCTAGCCGTGCCAGAGTGTGCGTCCAAGCGGTTTGGAGAAGATTTCGCATAGAAGACTTCAGAGCGGCTCAATGGTCAATCCACCAAGACGAGAAACGGATTGGACAAGTTCAACAACCGCAGCGCATTGAATCGTGCCAGCCACGCGCTGCCTTAAACTTTCGAAAGGAAGGCGTTCGGCACCGTTCAGCATCTCGCAGAGGGCGGCAAACAGGGCGTTAGGGCGACCCCAGATCAGGCGTCGCCTTACGAGCAGGGCCGCCCGGTTCGCAAGACGTGTATGCAGCAAGGGCCAGCCCGAGTGGGCGCGCAATGCGCTGTTGCGCAGCACGGCTTCATCGTAAGACGCTCTCGCTACAGTACTCAGTTCCGGTGGGGTGATGAGGTAGTTGTTGCTACGCACCGCCATTCGCCTCAGTTCGGCCAACTCCTGTAAGGTGACTGACTGATTAGCGACCGCCGCGAATGACTTGGCATTGGGCGCGAACAGCCGCAGACCTTCCGCGCACTCCAGCATTGGGTCATCGGGAAACAGCGTTAGCCCGAGCGTTGTTGAAAACTCTCGGGTCTGAAGTACGTGAAAGTCTCCCATTGGGATGAAGAGCAAGTCGCCTGGCTGCAACTCATAGCGCAGCGCGTGCGGAAGTAGGAGCGAGTAGTCAGTAGTGGACAGCGTGCCGCCTGTGAGCTCAAAGTAACGCTGGCGCGGCCAGATATAAGCAGTCTTGCTTGCTGGACCTAAATGCCAGAGCAGGGACTGATCGACGTCGTCATGCACGCCGAATGGCGTATAGCCGTAGTTTCCAAAAAACGCATAGAAATCTGCCCCGCATGCAGGGGGCGCGCCGAGCGCATCGAACAGGGGTATGAGCACCTCTTGCCGCATAAGCTCGGTGAATTGCGGGCACCAGCCGCTCAGTCCATTGAGTGTCGTGCAATATTCCGCGCTTTCGTTGGCAGTTGCGAGACGCTGGTCAAGCGTTAGATCGGTCCGGTTCGCTAATGCGACAAGCGCGTCAGTTATTGTGTAACGCTGTCCGCCTTGCACCCAAGCTCGAACGCGAGGTAGTTCTTGCGGTGAGAAGCGCGTAAACATACGACTCACCGCGTTTAGCATGCGC comes from Trinickia violacea and encodes:
- a CDS encoding ABC transporter ATP-binding protein, coding for MVAATMLGAMCHLGQSYVLGGLTEQALLGHAQQVTLMLVTLIAFWMVAPLLQALNSLALLYSSQNLRIGVTDHLTTRLMHARPAALAESAVGNLVERVELASNSLQSVVGSVTEMIVKLASVTLLATLVLLGVSTPLALTAGIWMLTALLFSSYMAYTGMNIVEDASDAHAKVIAELAEIVTNVPLIRSFLAQLSERERFGGELRKDLYACRRVRSYWVFVLLIETAYKWLFGVLVAGYTAHQYSQGQLSLPQLITVCSLIISLSWHFESVAFHFVDLFDALGVLRSSLRELSAIPVDIAPNAFAPRLSMPGRVMMSQVCTSYGTTPVLRNVSLCIEPGMKVGIVGPSGSGKSTLLAVLRGDVTPDSGDVELHGVPISSLSSTDLHSAASEAQQSALMFNRSVLENVAYGPQSASSDAITRALTLAQARALVDGLANGSDTLVGERGAALSTGERQRLSIARALLKNTPLLIFDEATSSVDAISEARILEHLVNEMPRRTVIVVSHRVATLNRFDLVLIMDHGQIVDTGTPCELMKRSSLYRHLLQSDPEEPAQAASVDRSLSHGAEA